From the genome of Deltaproteobacteria bacterium, one region includes:
- the ptsP gene encoding phosphoenolpyruvate--protein phosphotransferase: MTDGGRPKMKVLRGIPASGGVAIGKGYFLSRALPSSVQSAVPREKVEDEAAAFLKAVARSKEQIHGIREGVKDHSSEHYQILSVHLALLEDSMLVDQTLRLIRENQYKADWAFNKILQNLLETFHRIEDQYLRERGHDLRQIGHRVLENLAGRPVDSISSIREPMIVIAHDLSPADTAQILRSPVLGFATDVGSRTSHTAITARTLGIPAVVGLEKITEEYIEPEDVILDGEEGTVILRATPETVREYQEKRKAYLLRVRELARFARLPTVTRDGKTLRLHANIEFPEEADSALRSGAEGIGLYRTEFLFLNRKDIPSEEEHFHTYRRVAEKFPRHPVTIRTLDLGGDKFASQVELADEMNPAMGLRAIRFCLREKEIFKQQVRAILRASSYGKVKLMFPMISGLGELRAAKAVVEEAKSELRKKKISFDKEMAVGIMVEIPSAAMIADLLAREVEFFSIGTNDLIQYALAIDRVNEHVSYLYEPLHPAVLRLIRRIVDGGHDARIPVSMCGEMAGEPLYSYVLLGLGLDELSMNAMAIPLVKRILRKSVAYEAKEFVGGLLQHGTAVEIGKILRKKLEDIFPEERF, encoded by the coding sequence GCGGTCCCCCGGGAGAAGGTCGAAGACGAGGCGGCCGCATTCCTGAAGGCGGTGGCAAGGTCGAAGGAGCAGATCCATGGCATCCGCGAGGGGGTGAAGGACCACTCCTCCGAGCATTACCAGATCCTCTCCGTCCACCTGGCGCTCCTCGAAGACTCGATGCTCGTCGACCAGACCCTGCGCCTCATCCGCGAGAACCAGTACAAGGCCGACTGGGCGTTCAACAAGATCCTGCAGAACCTCCTCGAGACCTTCCATCGAATAGAGGACCAGTACCTCCGCGAGCGGGGACACGACCTGCGCCAGATCGGCCACCGGGTCCTGGAGAACCTGGCAGGGCGGCCCGTCGACTCCATATCTTCGATCCGCGAGCCCATGATCGTGATCGCCCACGACCTTTCCCCCGCGGACACGGCGCAGATCCTGCGGAGCCCGGTCCTGGGATTCGCCACCGACGTCGGGAGCAGGACGTCGCACACCGCGATAACCGCGCGCACGCTGGGAATTCCCGCCGTCGTGGGATTGGAGAAGATCACCGAGGAGTACATCGAGCCCGAGGATGTCATCCTCGACGGGGAAGAGGGGACCGTCATCCTCCGGGCGACGCCGGAAACGGTACGGGAATACCAGGAGAAAAGGAAAGCGTACCTGCTGCGTGTCCGTGAGCTGGCGCGGTTCGCCCGGCTGCCGACCGTCACGCGGGACGGCAAGACGCTGCGGCTCCACGCGAACATCGAGTTCCCGGAGGAGGCGGACTCCGCGCTGCGGAGCGGCGCGGAGGGGATCGGGCTCTACCGGACGGAGTTCCTGTTCCTTAACCGGAAGGACATCCCCTCCGAGGAGGAGCACTTCCACACGTACCGGCGGGTCGCGGAGAAATTCCCCAGGCACCCGGTCACCATCCGGACTCTCGACCTGGGAGGAGACAAGTTCGCCTCGCAGGTAGAGCTTGCCGACGAGATGAATCCGGCGATGGGCCTTCGCGCGATCCGGTTCTGCCTCCGGGAGAAGGAAATATTCAAGCAGCAGGTGCGCGCCATCCTTCGAGCGTCGTCCTACGGAAAGGTAAAGCTGATGTTCCCCATGATCTCGGGGCTGGGGGAGCTGCGCGCGGCGAAGGCGGTGGTCGAGGAGGCGAAATCGGAGCTAAGGAAGAAGAAGATCTCCTTCGACAAGGAGATGGCCGTCGGCATCATGGTGGAGATCCCATCCGCCGCGATGATCGCGGACCTGCTCGCGCGCGAGGTCGAATTCTTCAGCATCGGGACCAACGACCTTATCCAGTACGCCCTCGCCATCGACCGGGTGAACGAGCACGTCTCCTACCTTTACGAGCCCCTCCACCCGGCGGTACTGCGGTTGATCCGGCGGATCGTCGACGGAGGGCACGACGCCAGGATCCCCGTATCAATGTGCGGCGAGATGGCGGGGGAGCCGCTGTACAGCTACGTCCTGCTGGGGCTTGGGCTGGACGAGCTCAGCATGAACGCCATGGCCATCCCCCTTGTGAAGCGGATCCTGCGCAAATCGGTAGCCTACGAAGCCAAGGAGTTCGTGGGGGGGCTGCTGCAGCACGGCACCGCCGTCGAGATC